One genomic segment of Cerasicoccus sp. TK19100 includes these proteins:
- a CDS encoding cation diffusion facilitator family transporter yields the protein MGHGHHDHGGHSHEGHSHSAKGIPKQRLLQALGISLIITAAQIAGGLISGSLALMSDALHTATDAVALLASFIAVKLGERPGTERHTFGLKRAEIVAAAMNAGVLIGISVWLLYEAALRFIHPDEVKAGWMIGVAAIGLVANIINAILLQKGAKDNINMRSAYLHVLSDAVVSVGVIIGGIAIMVLGNGFTWIDPLLTVIISLWLIKESWSIVQESIRIIMMGAPPGIEVKAVAETVKKIEAVRGVHHVHIWSLNDQTVHFEAHIEIDDRLVSETACIADQIEDLLHDEYEITHVTLQFESGRCDDGALIRQDVN from the coding sequence ATGGGACACGGGCATCACGATCACGGCGGGCATTCACACGAGGGGCACTCCCACTCGGCCAAGGGCATTCCCAAGCAGCGGTTGTTACAGGCACTAGGAATCAGCCTGATTATCACGGCGGCACAGATCGCGGGCGGGCTCATTTCCGGTAGCCTCGCGCTGATGTCCGACGCGCTCCACACCGCCACCGACGCGGTGGCCCTGCTGGCGAGTTTTATCGCCGTTAAGCTCGGCGAGCGCCCCGGTACGGAGAGGCACACCTTCGGCCTGAAGCGCGCGGAAATTGTCGCGGCCGCGATGAACGCTGGCGTGCTGATCGGCATCAGCGTGTGGCTGCTCTACGAAGCGGCGCTGCGTTTCATCCACCCGGATGAAGTCAAGGCAGGCTGGATGATCGGCGTCGCCGCCATCGGCCTGGTTGCGAACATCATTAACGCGATTCTTCTGCAAAAAGGTGCCAAGGATAACATCAACATGCGCTCGGCCTACCTCCACGTGTTGAGCGACGCAGTGGTCAGCGTTGGCGTGATCATTGGCGGCATCGCGATCATGGTCCTCGGCAACGGCTTTACCTGGATCGACCCGCTGCTGACAGTGATCATATCCCTCTGGCTGATCAAGGAAAGCTGGAGCATCGTGCAGGAGTCGATCCGCATCATCATGATGGGCGCGCCTCCCGGCATCGAGGTCAAAGCCGTCGCCGAAACGGTGAAAAAGATCGAGGCCGTCCGTGGCGTGCACCATGTCCACATTTGGTCACTCAACGACCAGACCGTCCACTTCGAGGCCCACATCGAAATCGACGACCGCCTGGTCAGCGAGACCGCCTGCATCGCAGACCAAATCGAGGACCTCCTTCACGACGAATACGAGATCACCCACGTGACACTTCAATTCGAGAGCGGCCGCTGCGACGACGGAGCCCTGATCCGCCAGGACGTCAACTAG
- a CDS encoding efflux RND transporter periplasmic adaptor subunit has product MTACLGLWVTGCGPEPIQPKGPPPRTVTALPVTTGNVPLYLDTLGRATAFESVDIVSQVDGKITGVHFTQGAMLKEGDLMFTIFKPPYEAAVMEAEGQVKQAKSQLAINELNLERNRPLVPEKLISEQDYQSLEATVEANRGALQQAEGELINAKVNLGYTDITSPIDGMASVYLVDIGNVVSAAQGKTLATVLRMDPIYVDFIAPEKKFEEVRQYFNEAGGELEIVASYLASPDKKRTGRLTILGNEVDTETGTVNLRATFENADGFLWPNQPLGVRVILKELKDAVLAPSQCVGIGQNGRYVFVIDEANGIVHLKNVEVGQTQDDGTVVIKSGVKPGDKLVGEGLNFLRDGMEIVVVDGNPADVKLPPSLIQPVVDMLKKYKKATPEEIKQIEDSRRLPPKLLKALKEHGVLTEKEENYLLNLETGSPTGEPQKGKAQSGSSEGDSK; this is encoded by the coding sequence ATGACCGCCTGTTTAGGTTTATGGGTAACGGGCTGTGGTCCGGAGCCGATTCAGCCCAAAGGCCCGCCGCCGCGCACCGTCACAGCGCTGCCTGTGACGACTGGCAATGTGCCGCTCTACCTGGATACGCTTGGCCGTGCGACGGCTTTTGAGTCGGTGGATATCGTTAGCCAGGTGGATGGCAAAATCACCGGCGTGCATTTCACCCAGGGCGCGATGCTCAAGGAGGGCGACCTGATGTTTACCATCTTCAAGCCGCCTTACGAAGCTGCGGTGATGGAAGCCGAAGGGCAGGTAAAGCAGGCTAAGTCGCAACTGGCGATCAATGAGCTGAACCTGGAGCGTAACCGCCCGCTGGTGCCGGAAAAGCTGATCTCCGAGCAGGATTATCAGAGCCTCGAAGCAACGGTGGAGGCCAACCGCGGTGCCTTGCAGCAGGCTGAGGGTGAGCTGATTAACGCCAAGGTGAACCTCGGCTACACGGACATTACTTCGCCGATTGATGGCATGGCCAGCGTCTATCTGGTCGACATCGGCAACGTCGTGAGCGCGGCTCAGGGCAAAACACTGGCCACGGTATTGCGCATGGACCCGATTTATGTCGATTTCATTGCACCAGAGAAGAAATTCGAGGAAGTGCGCCAGTATTTCAATGAAGCTGGTGGCGAGCTGGAAATCGTAGCGAGCTACCTGGCATCTCCCGACAAAAAACGCACTGGAAGGCTAACCATTCTTGGCAACGAGGTGGACACCGAAACCGGCACGGTCAATCTCCGCGCGACTTTCGAGAACGCGGACGGCTTTTTATGGCCCAACCAACCCCTGGGCGTCCGGGTGATCTTGAAGGAGCTGAAAGATGCAGTCCTCGCGCCATCGCAGTGTGTGGGTATCGGCCAGAACGGTCGCTATGTCTTCGTGATCGACGAAGCCAATGGCATCGTCCACCTGAAGAATGTGGAAGTCGGCCAAACGCAGGACGACGGCACCGTTGTCATTAAAAGCGGCGTCAAGCCCGGTGATAAGCTGGTCGGCGAAGGCCTGAACTTCCTTCGTGACGGTATGGAAATCGTCGTCGTTGACGGTAACCCGGCCGACGTGAAGCTGCCGCCATCGTTGATTCAGCCCGTGGTCGACATGTTGAAGAAATACAAGAAGGCCACGCCGGAGGAGATCAAGCAGATCGAAGACAGCCGCCGCCTTCCGCCGAAGCTTTTGAAAGCACTTAAGGAGCATGGTGTGCTCACCGAGAAAGAGGAGAATTACCTACTCAATCTGGAAACCGGCAGCCCGACGGGCGAGCCGCAGAAGGGCAAGGCGCAGTCCGGCTCTTCGGAGGGCGACAGCAAGTAA
- a CDS encoding glycosyltransferase family 9 protein: MPQLTAMRILLFRTDRLGDVVISSTMVEATRRAYPKATVFFCAKQAYGPLLFAPDEAQYFLPWEAQTAQSLAAGNFDLSIHLHPDPACAQLAAEAGIPQRVGYANDAQWLTQTIPYNKDAGLIHERDYCLELVQAVLPEVREASQPKLPLTPWSIFRAEPTIVIHCGSFGAKAKLPPALLAQLAKAAIDSGQLPQSGPAKVALIGTPEERHIADDTAAAIRQLGIPVENLAGDLPLPGLAEFISRAALFIGRDSGPAHIAAATGCPTFCIFPVTRSDVFPARWHPLGEHVQVFEVPAKPWPWQKNAAAAEKAFHRIDHSAITNSLSSILQRSYTSE, translated from the coding sequence ATGCCGCAGCTTACCGCGATGCGCATTCTGCTGTTTCGGACAGATCGCCTGGGCGACGTCGTCATCTCATCTACGATGGTTGAGGCGACTCGGCGTGCCTACCCGAAAGCCACCGTTTTCTTTTGCGCAAAACAAGCCTACGGGCCGCTGCTATTTGCGCCCGACGAAGCGCAGTATTTCCTCCCGTGGGAGGCGCAGACCGCCCAGTCGCTCGCGGCGGGCAACTTCGACCTCTCCATCCACCTGCACCCCGATCCGGCATGCGCCCAACTCGCGGCGGAGGCCGGCATCCCGCAACGCGTCGGCTACGCTAACGACGCGCAATGGCTCACGCAGACGATCCCCTACAATAAAGATGCCGGTCTGATCCACGAGCGTGACTACTGCCTGGAGCTCGTGCAAGCCGTGCTGCCCGAAGTCCGTGAAGCCAGCCAGCCCAAGCTGCCGTTGACGCCGTGGTCCATCTTTCGCGCCGAGCCGACCATCGTGATCCACTGTGGTTCGTTTGGGGCCAAGGCCAAGCTCCCGCCCGCGCTCCTCGCCCAGCTCGCGAAAGCCGCAATTGACTCCGGCCAACTGCCGCAATCCGGCCCCGCGAAAGTCGCCCTGATCGGCACGCCGGAAGAGCGCCACATCGCCGACGACACCGCCGCGGCTATCCGCCAGTTAGGCATTCCAGTAGAGAACCTTGCGGGCGACCTACCCTTGCCCGGCCTGGCGGAATTCATCTCGCGCGCGGCCTTGTTCATCGGTCGCGACAGCGGCCCGGCCCACATCGCCGCCGCCACGGGTTGCCCGACGTTTTGCATCTTCCCCGTTACCCGCAGCGACGTCTTCCCTGCCCGCTGGCACCCGCTTGGCGAGCACGTGCAAGTATTTGAAGTCCCGGCCAAACCCTGGCCCTGGCAAAAGAACGCCGCCGCCGCGGAGAAGGCGTTTCATCGAATTGATCACAGCGCGATAACCAATTCACTTAGCTCAATTTTGCAGCGGAGCTATACCAGCGAATAA
- a CDS encoding polysaccharide deacetylase family protein — MPSYYPRDLKGYGDQPPNPNWPGGARVAVSIVVAVEAGAELSLADGDERNESVYEIIEPVEHVPNTGLSSHFAYGSRVGYWRIMRVLEQYGVPAAVTCSGRAIEKTPWIAQDIIKRGHEISAHSYRWEGHAEMEEMHEREVIQKTIAAIETACGQRPLGWHTKGTPSPVTRKLLAELGFVYDSDCFDDDLPRMQSVDGKELVIVPYAFDTNDMRFQGGPQGKFLTADHYAQVCIDAFDTLWEEGAERPAMMSIGVHPHYSGRPSRIRGLKKFLEHATAKGDVWFARRLDIARHWLAQFGA, encoded by the coding sequence ATGCCATCTTACTATCCGCGCGATCTCAAGGGCTATGGCGATCAGCCGCCGAATCCAAACTGGCCGGGAGGCGCGCGTGTGGCGGTGTCGATCGTGGTGGCGGTCGAGGCTGGTGCCGAGCTTTCGTTAGCTGATGGCGATGAGCGTAATGAGAGCGTTTACGAAATCATTGAGCCGGTGGAGCATGTGCCGAACACGGGCTTATCCTCGCATTTTGCTTATGGTTCGCGTGTTGGCTACTGGCGCATCATGCGCGTGCTGGAGCAGTATGGCGTGCCCGCGGCGGTGACTTGTAGTGGCCGTGCTATTGAGAAAACCCCGTGGATCGCACAGGATATTATTAAGCGTGGTCACGAGATTTCTGCCCACAGTTACCGTTGGGAAGGGCATGCCGAAATGGAGGAAATGCACGAGCGTGAGGTAATCCAAAAGACAATTGCTGCGATTGAAACCGCGTGCGGGCAACGGCCTTTGGGTTGGCATACGAAGGGCACGCCGTCGCCCGTTACCCGTAAATTATTGGCCGAGCTTGGCTTCGTTTATGACTCTGATTGCTTCGACGATGATCTGCCGCGCATGCAGTCTGTAGATGGCAAAGAACTAGTGATTGTGCCTTATGCTTTCGACACGAATGATATGCGTTTTCAGGGTGGGCCACAGGGGAAATTTCTCACGGCCGATCATTATGCCCAGGTGTGCATCGACGCGTTCGATACGCTGTGGGAAGAGGGGGCCGAGCGGCCGGCCATGATGTCCATTGGCGTGCATCCACACTACAGTGGTCGACCGAGTCGCATCCGCGGGCTTAAGAAATTCCTCGAACATGCCACCGCTAAAGGCGACGTCTGGTTCGCGCGTCGTTTGGACATCGCGCGCCACTGGCTGGCTCAGTTTGGTGCCTGA
- a CDS encoding ExbD/TolR family protein — MAQLKKKPEEKVSIPIAPMIDCVFLLLIYFMVAATLQKQEADISFQLPGTVEQTEPLEMPDEQIIEVSGEGQVIVNDYAYDSPTAKRFIELAAMLTRFKEASDANQVEALVTIAPADGANHQTIVKVMDAVSIAGIKGVNFSLGEDY, encoded by the coding sequence ATGGCGCAGCTCAAAAAGAAACCCGAGGAAAAGGTATCGATCCCCATTGCGCCGATGATCGATTGCGTGTTTCTGCTGCTGATCTACTTTATGGTCGCTGCGACGCTGCAAAAGCAGGAGGCAGATATTTCCTTCCAGCTCCCGGGCACCGTCGAGCAAACGGAGCCGCTGGAGATGCCGGATGAGCAGATTATTGAAGTCAGCGGGGAGGGGCAGGTCATTGTCAACGACTACGCCTACGACTCGCCAACAGCCAAGCGCTTTATTGAGCTGGCTGCGATGCTGACTCGGTTTAAGGAAGCCAGTGACGCCAACCAAGTTGAGGCACTGGTCACGATTGCCCCGGCCGATGGCGCGAACCACCAGACCATCGTCAAGGTGATGGATGCGGTCTCGATCGCCGGCATCAAGGGAGTCAATTTCTCTCTGGGCGAAGATTACTAG
- a CDS encoding ATP-dependent helicase: MDFSGKSVADKAFAPIDYDAELNSAQLAAVKAADGPSLVLAGAGSGKTRTLTYRVAYLLEQGVWPREILLLTFTNKAAREMLTRVEELTGVPGNKFWGGTFHSIGSRILRMHGESIGLEKNYTILDQGDAESLFGDTLKTLDPKFTKDKENPKPKVVLDIVSYARNTKRPVEDVAAERYPWREELPAQVRKFADEYERKKRAQMVCDYDDLLELWLKLLTENAEVCELLQSRFRYILVDEYQDTNTVQAAIINKMAEKHRNVMIVGDNWQCIYTWRGAEFGNMEEFGQLYPDREIYKIETNYRSSPEILRFANALMLHHPPIDGYPLELSAAKPSNQRPYVIPAMDTRQQAAFIIKRIEGLQMEGVPLKDIAVLYRAHFQAMDLQMELSRQGVGYTITSGVRFFEQAHIRDFVAQLSFLTNPGNETAFKRVAGLLPKVGPKTAERLLKLALKVADKNKSNLIEALTDETVLAKVPKDATDDWTDMAYTWQDMYDAMGSPEPVPVEQADAQRDLFAEVLAEEKVAAKAKTPEEIVRIGIEGWYGDYLRTVYENWQTRRDDLDSLVGFASRYDNMTELLAQLVLLNSETSDRKIEPNSETVRLSTIHQAKGLEFPYVFVLGCADELLPLKRAIEEGDVEEERRLFYVAVTRAQDELYLCYPKVTVTGGPPRLLQPSRFLRDVQSIGEDFYEALHFQGSW, from the coding sequence ATGGATTTCTCTGGAAAAAGCGTCGCCGATAAGGCGTTTGCCCCGATTGATTACGATGCCGAGCTGAACTCCGCGCAATTGGCGGCAGTCAAGGCGGCGGATGGGCCGAGTCTGGTGCTCGCCGGAGCCGGCTCGGGCAAGACGCGCACGCTCACCTACCGCGTTGCCTACCTATTAGAGCAAGGCGTGTGGCCGCGCGAGATCCTGCTGCTCACCTTTACCAACAAGGCCGCACGCGAAATGCTGACCCGCGTGGAAGAGCTGACTGGAGTACCCGGCAACAAGTTCTGGGGTGGCACGTTTCACTCCATTGGCAGCCGCATTCTGCGGATGCATGGCGAGTCGATCGGACTCGAAAAGAACTACACGATTCTTGACCAAGGCGACGCCGAGAGCCTTTTTGGCGACACGCTCAAGACGCTCGATCCGAAGTTTACCAAGGACAAGGAAAACCCGAAGCCCAAGGTCGTCCTGGATATCGTCAGCTACGCGCGCAACACCAAGCGACCGGTGGAAGACGTCGCCGCCGAGCGCTACCCCTGGCGCGAAGAGTTGCCCGCGCAGGTCCGCAAGTTTGCCGACGAATACGAACGCAAAAAGCGCGCACAAATGGTCTGCGATTACGACGACCTGCTGGAGCTGTGGCTGAAGCTGTTGACCGAAAACGCCGAGGTCTGCGAGCTACTGCAATCACGGTTTCGCTACATCCTCGTTGACGAGTATCAGGACACCAACACCGTCCAAGCGGCGATTATCAATAAGATGGCCGAGAAGCACCGCAACGTCATGATCGTCGGCGACAACTGGCAGTGTATTTACACTTGGCGCGGCGCGGAGTTTGGCAACATGGAGGAATTCGGCCAGCTTTACCCGGACCGCGAAATTTATAAGATCGAGACCAACTACCGCTCCAGCCCGGAGATCCTGCGCTTTGCCAACGCGCTGATGCTCCACCACCCGCCTATCGACGGCTACCCGTTGGAGCTCTCCGCCGCCAAGCCCTCCAACCAGCGCCCCTACGTGATCCCGGCGATGGACACCCGCCAGCAGGCTGCCTTTATCATCAAGCGCATCGAAGGCCTGCAGATGGAAGGCGTACCGCTCAAGGACATTGCCGTGCTCTATCGCGCGCACTTCCAGGCGATGGATTTGCAGATGGAGCTGTCGCGCCAGGGTGTCGGCTACACGATCACCAGCGGCGTGCGTTTCTTCGAGCAGGCGCACATTCGCGACTTCGTGGCGCAGCTGTCGTTCCTGACCAACCCCGGCAACGAAACCGCGTTTAAGCGCGTCGCCGGGCTACTGCCCAAGGTCGGCCCCAAGACCGCTGAGCGCCTGCTGAAGCTTGCCCTGAAAGTCGCGGACAAGAATAAGTCCAACCTTATCGAAGCGCTGACCGACGAGACCGTCCTGGCCAAGGTGCCCAAGGATGCGACCGACGACTGGACTGACATGGCCTACACCTGGCAGGACATGTACGACGCCATGGGCTCACCCGAACCCGTGCCCGTGGAGCAGGCCGACGCCCAGCGCGACCTGTTTGCCGAAGTGCTGGCCGAGGAAAAAGTCGCCGCCAAGGCGAAGACCCCTGAGGAAATTGTCCGCATCGGCATTGAGGGCTGGTATGGCGACTACTTGCGCACCGTTTACGAAAACTGGCAAACGCGCCGTGACGACCTCGACTCGCTGGTCGGCTTTGCCAGCCGTTATGACAACATGACGGAACTTCTCGCGCAACTGGTCCTGCTCAACTCCGAGACCAGTGACCGCAAAATCGAGCCCAACTCCGAGACTGTGCGCTTGTCGACGATTCACCAGGCCAAGGGGCTGGAGTTTCCCTACGTGTTTGTGCTGGGCTGCGCCGACGAGCTACTCCCGCTCAAGCGCGCCATCGAGGAAGGCGATGTCGAGGAAGAGCGCCGCCTGTTCTACGTGGCCGTCACCCGCGCGCAAGACGAGCTTTACCTGTGCTATCCGAAGGTCACCGTGACCGGTGGCCCACCCCGCCTGCTCCAACCAAGCCGCTTCCTGCGCGACGTGCAGTCCATCGGCGAAGACTTTTACGAAGCCCTGCATTTTCAGGGCAGTTGGTGA
- a CDS encoding ExbD/TolR family protein encodes MAIKLHRSKRPEEEFQMAPMIDMVFLLLVFFMCVSTLAQADKAKEVTLPESLESDVAEDLSDRGVVTVDANGQAYLGERPVSTDEIKSTLRASLEQNPRLRITVRADQQTAYKDIKSVLKVCSEAGAYEVIYATYQQ; translated from the coding sequence ATGGCAATCAAACTACATCGATCCAAACGGCCCGAGGAAGAGTTCCAGATGGCACCGATGATTGATATGGTATTTTTGCTGCTCGTGTTCTTCATGTGCGTGTCGACGCTGGCCCAGGCCGATAAGGCCAAGGAGGTCACGCTGCCGGAATCATTGGAAAGCGATGTGGCCGAAGATCTTTCTGACCGCGGGGTGGTCACCGTGGACGCCAATGGCCAAGCCTACCTTGGAGAACGCCCCGTGAGCACGGATGAAATCAAGTCCACGCTGAGGGCCTCGCTGGAGCAAAATCCACGGTTGCGCATCACGGTGCGGGCCGACCAGCAGACGGCATACAAGGACATCAAGTCCGTGCTGAAAGTCTGCTCCGAGGCCGGTGCCTACGAAGTCATTTACGCAACCTACCAGCAATAA
- a CDS encoding ArnT family glycosyltransferase translates to MPPLKATSGSRVVWTSRATGWLSLVPEIVVERTWGSTQSLGMNSKLEIIGVLLLLGCYFLQGLYSLPTTSKTYDEGIHLIGGFTFWTYQDFRLHPENGNLPQRWASLPMLLMDAPDFPTDDRSWRYPDGWLAEQTYLYQMPTEPVWFLFLGRVMMLLATTAIGLMVYIYARRLFGIAGGFIALSVFAFHPETLAHGRLITSDMIGAGAYLLSLWGLGLLLVSASIGRILMLGIAVGLLTVSKNHAALFAPVAAISLIAVCAYSREYALRMWRRGLVVNGWWRVLCLRLCALVAAAVIAWGVLWSFYGFRYAAFNPELPAPEQAWDWDRVLANDSASAKVVSAVRESGLLPEAYLFGVAHILKGSEVRHGFLMGDYTYDGWWGFFPLALLFKTPVALILLAVACAISIYAYLKRTGRQLWLKPELAEKVTLTVPLIVLMGIYALVAGSSAFNIGLRYLMPVIVCGVVAMGALAFWWRKSRWGRYTISTLLGLFALESALAFPHYLSFFNRAVGGPENGYRLLVDSSLDWGQDLGALAEWLAEHNSGPEAKPVYLGYFGNESPRYAGIDARYLTSNRVHRDESYQLGTLEPGYYVLSATMLQGMYYQVARPWTEEHTEDYVKLYQEMARLDIQSGDAQTVFLQIMHSDPRRWLEVMETFEALRAESLRLYLIEQEPVARINHSIFVYELTADDLQTAVLDAQFGFPEDFPYGLLKAQIELALERQAAN, encoded by the coding sequence ATGCCACCGCTAAAGGCGACGTCTGGTTCGCGCGTCGTTTGGACATCGCGCGCCACTGGCTGGCTCAGTTTGGTGCCTGAAATCGTGGTTGAACGAACCTGGGGTAGCACGCAATCTCTGGGCATGAATAGTAAGCTGGAAATCATCGGCGTGCTCTTGCTGTTGGGCTGCTACTTCTTGCAGGGGCTCTACAGCTTGCCGACGACTTCCAAAACCTACGATGAGGGCATCCATCTGATCGGTGGATTTACGTTTTGGACGTATCAGGATTTCCGACTGCACCCGGAGAACGGAAACTTGCCACAGCGCTGGGCGTCGCTGCCAATGCTGCTGATGGATGCACCCGACTTCCCGACGGATGATCGCTCGTGGCGCTATCCGGATGGTTGGTTGGCCGAGCAAACTTATCTCTACCAGATGCCGACTGAGCCGGTCTGGTTTCTCTTTCTGGGGCGGGTGATGATGCTCCTGGCGACAACGGCGATTGGCCTGATGGTTTACATTTATGCGCGGCGGTTGTTCGGGATAGCTGGCGGCTTCATTGCGTTGTCGGTGTTCGCCTTTCACCCTGAGACTCTGGCGCACGGGCGGTTGATCACGTCGGACATGATCGGTGCGGGGGCTTATCTGCTTAGTCTGTGGGGACTGGGGCTGTTGCTCGTGAGCGCCAGCATCGGCCGAATACTGATGCTGGGCATTGCGGTTGGCTTATTGACCGTATCGAAAAACCATGCCGCTTTGTTCGCGCCCGTGGCGGCTATATCGCTGATCGCGGTTTGCGCCTATTCCCGTGAGTATGCCCTGCGCATGTGGCGTCGGGGCTTGGTTGTTAATGGTTGGTGGCGCGTGCTCTGCCTGCGGTTGTGTGCGCTGGTCGCCGCCGCCGTCATTGCCTGGGGAGTCCTTTGGTCGTTTTATGGATTCCGCTACGCGGCTTTTAATCCCGAGCTGCCCGCGCCGGAGCAAGCCTGGGATTGGGACCGGGTGCTTGCGAATGATTCCGCCAGCGCAAAGGTGGTGAGCGCAGTGCGCGAGTCCGGGCTTTTGCCGGAAGCCTACCTGTTTGGAGTGGCGCATATTTTGAAAGGTAGTGAAGTGCGCCATGGCTTCTTGATGGGCGACTACACTTACGATGGTTGGTGGGGATTCTTTCCCTTGGCATTGCTTTTTAAAACACCGGTGGCGCTCATTCTGTTGGCGGTCGCGTGTGCGATCAGTATCTACGCATACCTCAAGCGAACCGGGAGGCAGCTTTGGTTAAAGCCCGAGCTTGCGGAGAAAGTAACGCTGACTGTTCCGCTAATTGTGTTGATGGGCATTTACGCGTTGGTCGCTGGTAGCAGCGCCTTCAACATCGGCCTGCGTTACCTGATGCCGGTCATTGTATGTGGCGTGGTGGCGATGGGGGCGCTCGCCTTTTGGTGGCGAAAGAGTCGCTGGGGGCGGTATACGATTTCGACGCTACTGGGGCTGTTTGCTTTGGAAAGCGCACTCGCTTTTCCGCATTATTTATCGTTCTTCAACCGAGCCGTTGGCGGGCCGGAGAATGGTTACAGGCTGCTGGTCGATAGCTCGTTGGACTGGGGGCAGGACTTGGGGGCTCTGGCGGAATGGCTGGCCGAACATAACTCCGGGCCCGAGGCTAAACCGGTTTACCTCGGTTACTTCGGCAACGAGAGTCCGCGCTACGCGGGCATCGACGCGCGTTACCTGACATCCAACCGCGTGCACCGGGATGAGTCTTATCAGCTGGGCACCTTGGAGCCTGGTTACTATGTGCTGAGTGCGACGATGCTCCAAGGCATGTATTACCAAGTGGCGCGTCCCTGGACGGAGGAACACACCGAAGACTACGTAAAGCTATACCAGGAAATGGCCCGCTTAGACATTCAGTCCGGTGACGCGCAAACGGTCTTCTTGCAGATCATGCACAGCGATCCCCGGCGCTGGTTGGAAGTCATGGAAACCTTTGAAGCGCTACGTGCGGAAAGTCTGCGTCTTTACTTGATTGAGCAGGAGCCCGTGGCGCGGATCAACCACAGTATCTTCGTCTATGAGCTTACTGCGGACGATCTGCAGACCGCTGTGCTGGATGCGCAATTTGGCTTTCCGGAAGATTTTCCTTACGGACTGCTCAAGGCGCAAATCGAGCTCGCGCTGGAGCGGCAAGCGGCAAACTAA
- a CDS encoding trypsin-like serine protease, protein MNTLRNLLLTTALTSTAMASVYRADVPPQTFIDLGNNTGGFAPGVNYPDFSSTATVVNADGQNFGSGVLIGDRWLLSAAHVFVDEENPFPDLTNAAVSFGSTYQSPTDVYAIEQVIIPDRYTEILQNPGSGDVDDYGLDIALVKLAEPASGTYPRMTWASNPALDTEGARLYLSGFGQAGNGNEGSILPAGTKRAVSNTIDRVLPMGLNRGYGMPIIEGGLLAFDFDSPLENHNTLQIAPGTISQPAIEFTPGDSNAEPTDFEGTSGPGDSGGPLFLYIDNEWIVAGIASYGITEDETYGDIAAYTQVSQFNSWIASNIPEPRHFAMAFGAVLMLVVGLRRRTTR, encoded by the coding sequence ATGAATACCCTAAGAAATTTACTCCTTACTACAGCCTTAACTTCGACTGCAATGGCCAGCGTTTATCGCGCGGATGTGCCACCCCAAACCTTCATTGACTTGGGGAACAATACTGGCGGATTCGCCCCGGGCGTCAACTACCCGGACTTTTCTTCAACGGCAACCGTGGTCAATGCCGATGGTCAAAATTTCGGCAGCGGCGTTTTGATTGGCGACCGCTGGCTGCTCTCCGCTGCTCATGTTTTCGTGGACGAAGAAAATCCATTTCCCGATCTGACCAACGCCGCAGTCTCCTTTGGCAGCACATATCAATCACCGACCGATGTCTATGCGATCGAGCAAGTCATCATCCCTGATCGCTACACCGAGATTCTACAAAACCCCGGCAGCGGCGATGTCGATGATTACGGACTCGACATTGCACTGGTTAAATTAGCCGAGCCGGCAAGTGGAACCTACCCACGCATGACCTGGGCCAGCAACCCCGCGCTCGACACGGAAGGCGCGCGCCTCTACTTGAGCGGCTTTGGTCAAGCCGGCAACGGCAACGAAGGCAGCATCCTACCGGCTGGCACCAAACGCGCCGTTTCCAACACCATCGACCGCGTGCTGCCCATGGGCCTGAATCGCGGCTACGGCATGCCGATCATCGAAGGCGGGCTGCTCGCTTTTGATTTCGATTCGCCTCTCGAAAATCACAACACGCTACAAATCGCACCCGGCACGATCAGCCAACCGGCCATTGAGTTCACCCCCGGCGACAGCAACGCCGAGCCGACAGATTTCGAAGGCACATCCGGCCCCGGAGATTCTGGCGGCCCGTTGTTTTTGTATATTGATAACGAGTGGATTGTGGCGGGCATTGCCTCCTACGGGATAACGGAGGACGAAACCTATGGCGACATTGCCGCCTATACCCAGGTGAGTCAGTTCAATAGCTGGATCGCATCGAACATCCCCGAGCCGCGCCACTTTGCAATGGCCTTTGGGGCGGTGTTGATGCTCGTCGTCGGCCTCCGTCGTCGAACTACTCGTTAA